A genomic stretch from Achromobacter spanius includes:
- a CDS encoding SCO family protein: protein MPMLLVFLCSLAPIVAAFVVYMNPQWWPDESSNYGTLVSPQRPMPAANDLKLTTLDGKPFDLQSLKGKWLLVAADGAECPESCARKLYITRNTHASQGKNVDRLARVWFITDDAPVPQKVLEAYQGTVMLRVNPDQLAHYLLARDTAAGQPGLQDPIWVIDPLGNLMMQYPAQADGVKVRKDISKLVYNSRIG from the coding sequence ATGCCCATGCTGCTGGTGTTCCTGTGTTCTCTGGCGCCCATCGTGGCCGCCTTCGTGGTGTACATGAACCCGCAATGGTGGCCGGACGAGTCCAGCAATTACGGCACCCTGGTGTCGCCGCAGCGCCCCATGCCCGCCGCCAACGACCTGAAGCTGACGACCTTGGACGGCAAACCGTTCGACCTGCAAAGTTTGAAGGGCAAGTGGCTGCTGGTGGCGGCCGATGGCGCGGAATGCCCCGAAAGCTGCGCTCGCAAGCTCTACATTACGCGCAATACGCACGCCAGCCAGGGCAAGAACGTGGACCGCCTGGCCCGCGTCTGGTTCATTACCGACGACGCGCCGGTGCCGCAGAAAGTGCTGGAGGCCTATCAAGGCACGGTCATGCTGCGCGTGAACCCGGACCAGCTTGCGCATTATCTGCTGGCTCGCGACACGGCCGCCGGACAGCCGGGCTTGCAGGACCCGATCTGGGTGATCGACCCGCTGGGCAACCTGATGATGCAGTACCCTGCCCAGGCGGATGGCGTGAAGGTGCGCAAGGACATCAGCAAGCTGGTCTATAACTCGCGCATTGGTTAA
- a CDS encoding COX15/CtaA family protein — MERIKARYRKLVFFTWFLTLDLIMFGAFVRLTDSGLGCPDWPGCYGSVTPLGAQGDIHQASQAMPFGPVTMSKAWIEMIHRYVGTILGMLIIGIVYMAWRYRRELGRSPALAVTTLVAVCVQGAFGAWTVTHKLMPAVVTAHLVFGLSVLALMTWLSARERPHLAIAAAAARWKPWVAVGFGLLLVQVTLGGWVSTNYAALACMDFPMCHGQWVPDMDFHGGYSVIRGLGELPSGEMISQPALTAIHWVHRNFAFVVFLYLGTLAWRLRAEPGLRGPATLMLALLAAQLFTGLTTIFFQWPLLIAVLHNGGAAGLTLAAVVLMVRLSTAGSARTGGSGPNSVRV; from the coding sequence ATGGAACGCATCAAAGCGCGTTATCGCAAGCTCGTTTTCTTCACCTGGTTCCTGACGCTGGACCTGATCATGTTCGGCGCCTTCGTGCGCCTGACGGATTCCGGCCTGGGCTGCCCGGATTGGCCCGGCTGCTACGGCAGCGTCACGCCCTTGGGCGCCCAGGGCGACATCCATCAAGCGTCGCAAGCCATGCCGTTCGGCCCAGTGACGATGTCCAAGGCCTGGATCGAAATGATCCATCGCTACGTCGGCACCATCTTGGGCATGCTCATCATCGGCATCGTTTACATGGCATGGCGCTATCGCCGCGAACTGGGCCGCTCGCCCGCGCTGGCCGTGACGACGCTGGTCGCCGTGTGCGTGCAAGGCGCCTTCGGCGCGTGGACCGTCACGCACAAGCTGATGCCCGCCGTGGTGACGGCCCATCTGGTGTTCGGGTTGTCGGTGCTGGCGCTGATGACGTGGCTATCGGCCCGCGAACGCCCGCACTTGGCGATTGCCGCGGCGGCGGCGCGCTGGAAGCCCTGGGTGGCGGTGGGCTTTGGCCTGCTGCTGGTGCAGGTCACGCTGGGCGGCTGGGTCAGCACCAACTACGCCGCGCTGGCCTGCATGGACTTTCCCATGTGCCACGGCCAGTGGGTGCCCGACATGGATTTCCACGGCGGCTATTCGGTGATCCGAGGCCTGGGTGAACTGCCGTCGGGCGAAATGATCTCGCAGCCCGCGCTGACCGCCATCCACTGGGTGCATCGCAATTTTGCCTTTGTCGTGTTCCTGTACCTGGGGACCTTGGCCTGGCGGCTGCGGGCCGAACCGGGCTTGCGTGGCCCCGCCACCTTGATGCTGGCTCTGCTGGCCGCTCAACTGTTCACCGGCCTGACGACCATCTTCTTCCAGTGGCCGCTCTTGATCGCGGTGCTGCACAACGGGGGCGCCGCCGGCCTGACCTTGGCCGCCGTGGTGCTGATGGTGCGATTGTCCACGGCGGGAAGCGCGCGGACAGGGGGCAGTGGCCCCAATTCGGTGCGCGTTTAA
- the cyoE gene encoding heme o synthase translates to MTSLAAPPSGLLRQYFVLTKPRVTQLAVFCAVIGMFLAVPGIPDMRRVLFGTIGIWLLAAAAFAINCLIEQEVDARMLRTARRATARGTISAFQVLSLSGLLGGAGMFVLYTLVNPLTMWLTFATFVGYAVIYTVILKPRTPQNIVIGGLSGAMPPALGWAAVADSVPAEAWVLVLIIFIWTPPHFWALALYRNHDYAKAGLPMLPVTHGNQFTRLHILLYSVALVATTLLPYAIRMSGALYLLSALVLGGMFVSYAWRLYRAYSDELARSMFRFSILYLALLFGALLVDHWVALLR, encoded by the coding sequence ATGACCAGTCTTGCCGCTCCTCCCTCCGGATTGCTCCGCCAATATTTCGTACTCACCAAGCCGCGCGTCACGCAGTTGGCGGTGTTCTGCGCGGTCATCGGCATGTTCCTTGCCGTGCCGGGCATCCCCGATATGCGCCGCGTGCTGTTTGGCACCATCGGCATCTGGCTGCTGGCCGCGGCCGCCTTCGCCATCAACTGCCTGATCGAACAGGAAGTGGATGCGCGCATGCTGCGCACGGCGCGGCGCGCCACCGCCCGAGGCACCATTTCGGCCTTCCAGGTGCTGAGCCTCTCGGGCCTGTTGGGCGGCGCGGGCATGTTCGTGCTGTACACGCTGGTGAACCCGCTGACCATGTGGCTGACCTTCGCCACCTTTGTGGGCTACGCCGTTATCTATACCGTCATCCTCAAGCCGCGCACGCCGCAGAACATCGTGATCGGCGGCTTGTCGGGCGCGATGCCGCCGGCGCTGGGCTGGGCCGCCGTGGCGGATTCCGTGCCCGCCGAGGCCTGGGTACTGGTGCTGATCATCTTCATCTGGACCCCGCCGCACTTCTGGGCGCTGGCGCTGTACCGCAACCACGACTATGCCAAGGCCGGCCTGCCCATGCTGCCGGTCACGCACGGCAACCAGTTCACCCGCCTGCACATCCTGCTCTACAGCGTGGCGCTGGTGGCCACGACGCTGTTGCCCTACGCCATCCGCATGAGCGGCGCGCTGTATCTGTTGTCGGCATTGGTGCTGGGCGGCATGTTTGTGTCCTATGCGTGGCGCCTGTACCGCGCCTATAGCGACGAACTGGCGCGCAGCATGTTCCGCTTTTCCATTCTCTACCTGGCGCTGCTGTTCGGTGCCCTGCTGGTGGACCACTGGGTCGCCCTGCTGCGCTGA
- a CDS encoding SCO family protein: MSMFSASRRLGLRLAAAAAVTVLTATLAACGDSAPTFKGSDISGTQLGRGMELTDTNGKTRQLSDFAGKVVVVFFGFTQCPDVCPTSLAELTEVMKKLGPDADRVQVLLITVDPERDTQEVLKQYVTAFDPRFLGLTGTPDQVKKAAASFKAYYAKAPTKDGNYTMDHTAAFYLLDGKGESRVLANNTLGVDALTHDIKALLKD; the protein is encoded by the coding sequence ATGTCCATGTTTTCCGCCAGCCGCCGGCTGGGCCTGCGCCTTGCTGCCGCCGCCGCCGTCACTGTCCTTACCGCCACCCTTGCCGCCTGCGGCGACAGCGCGCCCACGTTCAAGGGCAGCGACATCAGCGGCACCCAGTTGGGGCGCGGCATGGAGCTGACCGACACCAACGGCAAGACCCGCCAGTTGTCCGACTTTGCCGGCAAGGTAGTCGTGGTGTTCTTTGGTTTCACGCAATGCCCGGACGTGTGCCCCACGTCCTTGGCCGAGCTGACCGAAGTCATGAAGAAGCTGGGCCCGGACGCCGACCGCGTGCAGGTGCTGCTGATCACGGTGGACCCCGAGCGCGACACGCAGGAAGTGTTGAAGCAGTATGTGACGGCGTTCGATCCGCGCTTTCTGGGCCTGACCGGCACGCCGGACCAAGTCAAAAAGGCCGCCGCGTCGTTCAAGGCGTATTACGCCAAGGCGCCCACCAAGGACGGCAACTACACGATGGACCACACCGCCGCGTTCTACCTGCTGGATGGCAAGGGCGAATCGCGCGTGCTGGCCAACAACACGCTGGGCGTGGACGCGCTGACGCACGACATCAAGGCGCTGCTGAAAGACTAG
- a CDS encoding DUF3717 domain-containing protein, with amino-acid sequence MDSISLPQLEQAINYWRNVSPSVGDESRLCPEAAALATPYALMIITHRHDIAVAELNEKAQAALAGWAAAGTQAR; translated from the coding sequence ATGGATTCCATTTCCCTGCCCCAGCTCGAACAGGCAATCAACTACTGGCGCAATGTCTCGCCGTCGGTCGGCGACGAGTCGCGCCTGTGCCCTGAAGCCGCGGCGCTGGCAACGCCCTACGCCCTGATGATCATCACGCACCGGCACGATATTGCCGTGGCCGAGCTGAATGAAAAAGCCCAGGCGGCGTTGGCCGGCTGGGCTGCGGCGGGCACACAGGCCCGCTGA
- a CDS encoding glycine zipper 2TM domain-containing protein: protein MNTSTRIQNSRSGLHPLVAAAAIAVIVMCAVGVAAVMGWLPTPSANPHADTPVVEAGPEDANLAPAPGAQPGQQQAQQAQQSAPQTQQARPASASAPRAAAPAPAKQACQSCGVVETIRQVQVPVKDNSDHLVGTIGGGVVGGVVGNQFGGGSGKTALTVLGAVGGALAGREVERNIRQQQTVTHYELTVRMNDGSARQFRSAQPFAFASGDHVRVENNQLLPG, encoded by the coding sequence ATGAATACATCCACCCGAATCCAGAACTCGCGCAGCGGCTTGCACCCCCTGGTTGCGGCCGCCGCTATTGCGGTCATCGTCATGTGCGCGGTGGGCGTGGCGGCGGTGATGGGCTGGCTGCCTACGCCGTCGGCCAATCCACACGCCGATACGCCCGTGGTTGAAGCGGGCCCTGAAGACGCCAACCTGGCGCCCGCTCCCGGGGCACAGCCCGGCCAGCAACAAGCGCAACAGGCCCAGCAGTCCGCGCCGCAGACCCAGCAGGCCCGGCCGGCGTCGGCCTCGGCGCCCCGCGCGGCGGCGCCCGCGCCGGCCAAGCAGGCATGCCAAAGCTGCGGGGTGGTGGAAACCATCCGCCAGGTGCAGGTTCCGGTGAAAGACAACAGCGACCATTTGGTCGGCACCATCGGCGGCGGTGTGGTCGGTGGCGTAGTGGGTAATCAATTTGGCGGAGGCAGCGGCAAGACGGCGCTGACCGTGCTGGGCGCGGTGGGCGGCGCTTTGGCAGGCCGTGAAGTTGAGCGTAATATCAGACAGCAACAAACGGTGACGCACTATGAGCTGACGGTCCGCATGAACGACGGCAGTGCGCGCCAGTTCCGCAGCGCGCAGCCGTTCGCCTTTGCCTCGGGCGATCACGTGCGCGTGGAAAACAACCAGCTGCTGCCGGGCTAA
- a CDS encoding PhaM family polyhydroxyalkanoate granule multifunctional regulatory protein, with the protein MSDQFTNPFVLPGMGQNSDLSGNPLLASMEMMRQAWAGLTGPGGLASSLPMAPPMNLEDLDRRIAELRSVENWLRMNLSMLSSTIQGMEVQRSTISTLRAFVDSAASMDMNAVRESGAASPLEVVLGLKPAPKSAAKPSASDSARDAKPQDSSSNASSESDAGNASAADSAGPGMTEQMGAAAQSASKAWWDLLQQQFNQIAAATAASMPTNPAEPGESATPKPKDSKPAAKTEAKASKPATRKPAARKTAAKSAPRASKNNGPADGKP; encoded by the coding sequence ATGAGCGACCAATTCACGAACCCGTTTGTCCTTCCTGGCATGGGACAGAATTCCGATCTGTCGGGCAACCCCTTGCTGGCCAGCATGGAAATGATGCGCCAGGCCTGGGCCGGCCTGACCGGCCCGGGTGGCCTGGCCAGCAGCCTGCCCATGGCGCCGCCCATGAATCTTGAAGACCTGGACCGCCGTATCGCCGAGCTGCGTTCGGTGGAAAACTGGCTGCGCATGAACCTGTCCATGCTGTCTTCCACCATCCAGGGCATGGAAGTGCAGCGTTCCACCATCAGCACCTTGCGTGCCTTTGTGGACAGCGCCGCCAGCATGGACATGAACGCCGTGCGTGAAAGCGGCGCGGCCTCGCCGCTTGAAGTGGTGCTGGGCTTGAAGCCCGCGCCGAAGTCCGCCGCCAAACCGTCAGCATCGGACAGCGCCCGCGACGCCAAGCCGCAGGATTCTTCCTCCAACGCGTCGTCGGAATCCGACGCCGGCAACGCATCGGCCGCCGACTCGGCCGGGCCTGGCATGACCGAGCAAATGGGCGCCGCCGCGCAGTCCGCCTCCAAGGCCTGGTGGGACTTGCTGCAGCAGCAGTTCAACCAGATTGCGGCCGCCACCGCCGCGTCCATGCCGACCAACCCCGCCGAGCCGGGCGAGTCCGCCACGCCCAAACCCAAGGATTCCAAACCGGCCGCCAAGACCGAAGCCAAGGCTTCCAAGCCCGCCACCCGCAAGCCCGCGGCGCGCAAGACGGCAGCCAAGTCCGCGCCTCGGGCGTCCAAGAATAATGGGCCTGCCGACGGCAAGCCCTGA
- the glmU gene encoding bifunctional UDP-N-acetylglucosamine diphosphorylase/glucosamine-1-phosphate N-acetyltransferase GlmU: protein MLNVVILAAGLGKRMQSNLPKVLHTLAGKPMLAHVLDSARQLKPARIIVVVGHGADRVKEAFEGQADLHFVLQQPQQGTGHAVQQAVPLLLEGDGKDDVTLVLYGDVPLVQPDTLQRLLDARATGAAVLTEVLDDSTGYGRIVRDDKGNVCRIVEHKDASEAEHAIKEVNTGILTAPTAKLKDWLTRIDNKNAQGEYYLTDVVGLAVVDSVPVGAAQPGAGWETLGVNSRVQQAELERRWQSEQARRQLEAGVTLADPARFDVRGTLTCGRDVFIDVGCVFEGKVTLADGVRVGPHCVLRDVTVGAGTQIEAFSHLQQAEVGQDARVGPYARLRPGAELGDRSHVGNFVEIKKSVLGADSKANHLAYIGDADIGQRVNVGAGTITCNYDGVNKHRTVIEDDAFIGSDTQLVAPVRVGRGATLGAGTTLTRDAPADKLTVSRAKQITVEGWQRPAKKS from the coding sequence ATGCTTAATGTAGTGATCCTCGCCGCCGGACTGGGCAAACGCATGCAGTCCAACCTTCCCAAGGTCTTGCACACGCTGGCCGGTAAACCTATGCTGGCCCATGTGCTGGACAGCGCGCGCCAGTTGAAGCCCGCGCGCATCATCGTGGTGGTGGGCCACGGCGCGGACCGCGTCAAAGAGGCGTTTGAAGGCCAGGCGGACCTGCACTTTGTATTGCAGCAGCCGCAACAAGGCACGGGCCACGCGGTGCAGCAGGCCGTGCCGCTGCTGCTGGAAGGCGATGGCAAGGACGACGTCACGCTGGTGCTGTACGGCGACGTGCCGCTGGTGCAGCCCGACACGCTGCAACGCCTGCTGGATGCGCGCGCCACGGGCGCCGCCGTGCTGACCGAAGTACTGGACGATTCCACCGGCTATGGCCGCATCGTGCGCGATGACAAAGGCAACGTGTGCCGCATCGTCGAACACAAAGATGCGTCGGAAGCCGAACACGCCATCAAGGAAGTGAACACCGGCATCCTGACCGCCCCGACGGCCAAGCTGAAAGACTGGCTGACCCGTATCGACAACAAGAACGCGCAAGGCGAGTACTACCTGACCGACGTAGTCGGCCTGGCCGTGGTCGACAGCGTGCCCGTGGGCGCGGCGCAACCGGGCGCGGGTTGGGAGACGCTGGGCGTGAACAGCCGCGTGCAGCAAGCCGAGCTGGAACGCCGCTGGCAGAGCGAGCAGGCCCGCCGCCAGTTGGAAGCCGGCGTCACGCTGGCCGACCCTGCCCGCTTTGATGTGCGCGGCACCCTTACTTGCGGGCGCGACGTGTTCATCGACGTGGGCTGCGTGTTTGAAGGCAAGGTCACGCTGGCCGACGGCGTGCGCGTGGGCCCGCACTGCGTGTTGCGCGACGTGACCGTGGGCGCGGGCACGCAGATCGAGGCCTTCAGCCATTTGCAGCAGGCTGAAGTGGGCCAGGATGCGCGCGTGGGCCCGTATGCCCGCCTGCGCCCGGGCGCCGAATTGGGCGATCGCAGCCACGTCGGCAACTTTGTCGAAATCAAGAAGAGCGTGTTGGGCGCCGACAGCAAGGCCAATCACCTGGCCTACATTGGCGACGCCGACATCGGCCAGCGTGTGAACGTGGGCGCGGGCACCATCACCTGCAATTACGACGGCGTGAACAAGCACCGCACCGTCATCGAAGACGACGCCTTCATCGGGTCGGATACGCAATTGGTGGCGCCGGTGCGCGTGGGCCGGGGCGCAACCCTGGGCGCGGGCACCACCCTGACCCGCGACGCGCCGGCCGACAAGCTGACGGTGTCGCGCGCCAAGCAGATCACCGTTGAGGGTTGGCAGCGTCCCGCGAAGAAGTCGTGA
- a CDS encoding MFS transporter, with product MAENDAGKAALPDGLPAPRRYWAAATVMTGISLSVLDTTIANVALPTISVDLNASPAQAVWIVNAYNLAVVMTLLPLSALAERIGFRRMFTFGLILFTLASLGCALAGTLWQLTAARVFQGVGAATLMCMFGGLVRNIYPLHMLGRGISINATTVAVMSVLGPTIGSAILSVAPWPWIFAVNLPICVLAMFGLRHLPEVPRNDVKLDWVSVLLCMATLGVFISGVDMMGQDLLRGIGLVAIASVAGWVLVRRASKQPAPLVPVDLLRIRPLAFAVGASACTFAAQMASYVSLPFYFQQVLGRPYLEVGLLMGAWPVGTALIAPLAGRLSDRYSAATLSGVGAATMVAGMLWLTLLPASVSNWPIVAGMFIAGVGFGFFQTPNNRAMLSAAPRSRSGAAGGLQATTRVFGQSFGTALVAIAFSISLAHGPGLALVLGTICAALAVVVNTVRFNKLRA from the coding sequence ATGGCGGAGAACGACGCCGGCAAGGCCGCCCTGCCTGACGGCCTGCCCGCGCCGCGCCGTTACTGGGCGGCTGCCACGGTCATGACAGGCATCAGCCTGTCGGTGCTGGACACCACGATCGCCAACGTGGCGCTGCCCACGATTTCCGTGGACCTCAACGCCTCGCCGGCGCAGGCGGTGTGGATCGTCAACGCCTACAACCTGGCGGTGGTGATGACGCTGCTGCCCTTGTCGGCGCTGGCCGAGCGCATCGGCTTTCGCCGCATGTTCACCTTTGGCCTGATCCTGTTCACGCTGGCGTCGCTGGGCTGTGCGCTGGCCGGCACCCTGTGGCAACTGACCGCCGCGCGCGTCTTCCAAGGTGTGGGCGCCGCCACGCTGATGTGCATGTTCGGCGGCCTGGTGCGCAATATCTATCCCCTGCACATGTTGGGCCGGGGCATCAGCATCAACGCCACCACGGTGGCCGTGATGTCGGTGCTGGGGCCCACCATCGGGTCCGCCATCCTGTCGGTGGCGCCGTGGCCCTGGATCTTCGCCGTCAACCTGCCTATCTGCGTGCTGGCCATGTTCGGCCTGCGCCATTTGCCCGAAGTGCCGCGCAACGATGTGAAGCTGGACTGGGTCAGCGTGCTGCTCTGCATGGCGACGCTGGGCGTGTTCATTTCCGGCGTCGACATGATGGGCCAGGACCTGCTGCGCGGCATCGGCCTGGTGGCGATTGCGTCGGTGGCGGGCTGGGTGCTGGTGCGCCGCGCCAGCAAGCAGCCGGCCCCCTTGGTGCCGGTGGACCTGCTGCGCATCCGCCCGCTGGCATTCGCCGTGGGCGCGTCCGCCTGTACGTTCGCCGCGCAGATGGCGTCGTATGTGTCCCTGCCGTTCTACTTCCAGCAGGTGCTGGGACGGCCGTACCTGGAAGTGGGCTTGCTGATGGGCGCCTGGCCCGTGGGCACGGCCCTGATCGCCCCGCTGGCAGGGCGCCTGTCCGACCGCTACTCGGCCGCCACCTTAAGCGGCGTGGGGGCGGCGACCATGGTGGCCGGCATGCTGTGGCTGACCCTGCTGCCGGCCTCGGTGTCGAATTGGCCCATTGTGGCGGGCATGTTCATCGCGGGCGTGGGCTTCGGTTTCTTCCAGACGCCGAACAACCGCGCCATGCTGTCGGCCGCGCCCCGCTCGCGTAGCGGGGCGGCGGGCGGCTTGCAGGCCACCACCCGCGTGTTTGGCCAAAGCTTTGGCACCGCGCTGGTGGCCATCGCGTTCAGCATCAGCCTGGCGCACGGTCCGGGCCTGGCGCTGGTGCTGGGCACGATATGCGCCGCGTTGGCGGTGGTGGTGAATACGGTCAGGTTCAACAAACTACGCGCCTAG
- a CDS encoding UDP-glucose dehydrogenase family protein produces MKITVVGTGYVGLVSGACLADMGNDVMCLDVDAAKIALLRQGGIPIYEPGLEDLVRRNVQAGRLHFTDDVAQSVAFGDVQFIAVGTPPGEDGSADLKYVLAAAQNIARHMTSRKLIVDKSTVPVGTADKVRAVVQKELAARGVDIPFSVASNPEFLKEGAAINDFMSPDRVVVGADDDYTVGVMRRIYEPFQRTHDRLMVMDVRSAELTKYAANAMLATRISFMNEMANLAEALGADIEQVRRGIGADPRIGYHFLYPGAGYGGSCFPKDVQALVNTAAENSLPMRVIEAAEAANHAQKFRLSEKLVARYGDDLRGRKIALWGLSFKPNTDDMREAPSLTVIAELTRRGADVRAYDPVAMHEAARVLVGQPGISFAIDMYDALDGADALLIATEWKVFRAPDFDRVKALLKTPLIIDGRNLYTPADVRALGFEYSGIGRA; encoded by the coding sequence ATGAAAATCACGGTCGTGGGTACCGGTTACGTGGGGTTGGTGTCGGGAGCGTGTCTGGCCGACATGGGCAACGACGTCATGTGTCTGGACGTGGATGCCGCAAAAATCGCTCTGTTGCGCCAAGGCGGCATCCCTATCTACGAGCCCGGCCTGGAAGACCTGGTCCGCCGCAACGTGCAGGCGGGCCGCCTGCATTTCACGGACGACGTGGCGCAAAGCGTGGCTTTTGGCGACGTGCAGTTCATTGCCGTGGGCACGCCGCCCGGCGAAGACGGATCGGCCGACCTGAAGTACGTGTTGGCCGCCGCGCAGAACATCGCGCGCCACATGACGTCCCGCAAACTGATCGTGGACAAGTCCACCGTGCCGGTCGGCACCGCCGACAAGGTGCGCGCGGTGGTGCAGAAGGAACTGGCCGCGCGTGGCGTCGACATCCCCTTCAGCGTGGCGTCCAACCCCGAATTCCTGAAGGAAGGCGCGGCCATCAATGACTTCATGAGTCCCGACCGTGTCGTCGTGGGCGCCGACGACGACTACACCGTCGGCGTGATGCGCCGTATCTACGAACCCTTCCAGCGCACGCACGACCGCCTGATGGTGATGGACGTGCGCTCGGCAGAGCTGACCAAGTACGCCGCCAACGCCATGCTGGCCACGCGCATCTCGTTCATGAACGAAATGGCGAACCTGGCTGAAGCGCTGGGCGCCGATATCGAACAGGTGCGTCGCGGCATCGGCGCGGACCCACGCATCGGCTACCACTTCCTGTACCCCGGCGCGGGCTACGGCGGCTCGTGCTTTCCCAAGGACGTGCAGGCGCTGGTGAACACCGCCGCCGAAAATTCGCTGCCCATGCGCGTCATCGAAGCGGCCGAAGCCGCCAACCATGCACAGAAATTCCGTCTGTCGGAAAAGCTGGTCGCCCGCTACGGCGATGACCTGCGCGGCCGCAAGATTGCGTTGTGGGGCCTGTCGTTCAAGCCGAACACCGACGACATGCGCGAAGCGCCCAGCCTGACGGTCATTGCCGAACTGACGCGCCGCGGCGCCGACGTGCGCGCCTACGACCCCGTGGCCATGCACGAGGCGGCGCGTGTGCTGGTCGGCCAGCCTGGCATCAGCTTCGCCATCGACATGTACGACGCGCTGGACGGCGCCGACGCGCTGCTGATCGCCACCGAATGGAAAGTCTTTCGCGCGCCCGACTTCGACCGCGTGAAGGCTCTGCTGAAAACGCCCTTGATCATCGATGGCCGCAACCTGTACACGCCGGCCGACGTGCGCGCCCTGGGCTTCGAGTATTCCGGCATCGGACGCGCATGA
- a CDS encoding glycosyltransferase family 4 protein, translating to MKILQLNFEKGWRGGERQTLYCMRAFRKAGHDVEVMCREGAPLAERARQEGFVAHTCRNVPGQLAFLAGAGRYDIIHAQTANTITWAVLTKWLHRRPVVFSRRTSFVVKPGDEWKTGFKWRHANLFVAISEMAAGEPRRLGIEPVIIRSAVEPHTIDADNVAKLVQEFDLAGKKVMATSAALIRDKDPVTLVRAVGELAKTRRDFIFLHFGAGGDREQQAKDEARRLGIEDVYRFAGFRKGVEDFYSILDVFVMSSEEEALGSSVLDAFLQHVPVVSTDAGGLKESLADGRGVLVAVGDHQTMAAGMARCLDDAAFRKDVTERAYEYVKNEHDVQKMGNRYLAQFERLLGRA from the coding sequence ATGAAGATCCTGCAACTGAACTTCGAGAAGGGCTGGCGCGGTGGCGAACGGCAGACGCTGTATTGCATGCGCGCCTTTCGCAAGGCGGGCCACGACGTCGAAGTGATGTGCCGGGAAGGCGCGCCGCTGGCCGAGCGCGCGCGCCAGGAAGGGTTTGTTGCCCACACCTGCCGCAACGTGCCGGGGCAATTGGCTTTTCTGGCGGGCGCGGGCCGCTATGACATCATCCACGCGCAAACCGCCAACACCATCACCTGGGCCGTGCTGACCAAATGGTTGCATCGCCGCCCGGTGGTGTTCTCGCGTCGCACCTCGTTCGTGGTGAAGCCGGGCGACGAATGGAAGACCGGTTTCAAATGGCGCCACGCCAATCTGTTCGTGGCCATCAGCGAGATGGCCGCGGGCGAACCGCGCCGCCTGGGCATTGAACCCGTCATCATCCGCAGTGCGGTTGAACCTCACACCATAGATGCCGACAACGTCGCCAAGCTGGTGCAGGAATTCGACCTCGCCGGCAAGAAGGTCATGGCCACGTCTGCCGCGTTGATTCGCGACAAAGACCCCGTGACCCTGGTGCGCGCCGTGGGCGAACTGGCCAAGACACGGCGCGACTTCATCTTCCTGCACTTCGGCGCGGGCGGCGACCGCGAGCAGCAAGCCAAGGACGAAGCGCGCCGTCTGGGTATCGAAGACGTCTACCGCTTCGCGGGCTTTCGTAAAGGCGTCGAAGATTTCTACAGCATCCTTGATGTGTTTGTGATGAGCTCAGAAGAAGAAGCGCTGGGCAGCAGCGTGCTGGACGCTTTCTTGCAGCATGTGCCGGTGGTCTCCACCGACGCGGGCGGCCTGAAGGAAAGCCTGGCCGATGGCCGCGGCGTGCTGGTGGCCGTGGGCGACCATCAAACCATGGCAGCCGGCATGGCCCGCTGCCTGGACGACGCGGCATTCCGTAAAGACGTCACCGAACGCGCGTACGAATACGTGAAGAACGAACACGACGTGCAGAAGATGGGGAACCGGTATCTGGCGCAGTTCGAGCGGTTGTTGGGGCGGGCTTAG
- a CDS encoding Lrp/AsnC family transcriptional regulator, giving the protein MHNTPISAPELDDLDLRILEQLQADNSLTNQDLAVRVHASPPTCLRRVRRLVDEGVIERQVAILAAEKLGSTLTAIVEITLDVQAAESLDAFEQSMLTEPAVLQCYRVSPGPDFVVIAQVKDMPAYHALVHRAFTALANVRNVRTFFSVHRAKFETRIDVRR; this is encoded by the coding sequence ATGCACAACACGCCGATTTCCGCGCCCGAACTGGACGATCTGGACCTGCGCATCCTAGAGCAGCTACAAGCGGACAACTCGCTGACCAACCAGGATCTGGCGGTGCGGGTGCATGCGTCGCCCCCCACCTGCCTGCGCCGCGTTCGGCGCCTGGTGGACGAAGGGGTCATCGAAAGGCAGGTCGCCATCCTGGCGGCTGAAAAACTGGGCAGCACATTGACGGCAATCGTCGAGATCACGCTGGACGTGCAGGCGGCCGAAAGCCTGGACGCGTTCGAACAAAGCATGCTGACCGAACCGGCAGTGCTGCAGTGCTACCGCGTGTCGCCAGGACCGGATTTCGTGGTGATCGCCCAGGTAAAAGACATGCCCGCCTACCACGCGCTGGTTCACCGCGCGTTCACCGCACTAGCCAACGTGCGCAACGTGCGCACATTCTTTTCAGTGCACCGCGCCAAGTTCGAAACCAGGATTGATGTGCGGAGGTGA